DNA from Dysgonomonadaceae bacterium PH5-43:
AAAAGCCCTTGCCGTTATAAATCAAACAGAAAAAAAAAGAATCACTTTAGAAATAGAACGTCTTAAAAGCATATTACCGAGAATGCAAGAGTATATAGATGCTCTCATAATTAAAGCTCCTAAAAAAGGATTAGCTATAGTTGCTCGTAATCAGAAATGGGGAGAAAAATTACGAATTGGAGATAATGTCTGGGATCTCAACCCTATAGTCTCTATACCGGACATGGATACTATGAAAGTTAAACTTAAAGTTACTGAAGCCGATTTTAAGTTAATAAACATAGACGATTCTATAGCATACACCTTTGATGCTATGCCTGGCAATGAAGGTTGGGGAAAGATTCGCTTAAAAACTCCAATCGGCAGGCAACACAAAGAAGGATCTAAAGTGAAGTTTTTTGATATTGAAGCATCTATGGACTCGGTAATTACAGTACCCGAACCTGGCTTTACTGCTAATTGTAAGATTATTCTATCTCAAGCAAAAGACACTTTAGTAGTTCCTCAAGTTGCTGTTTACGAACAAGACTCTATGAAGGTTGTATTCGTAAAGAAGAATAAAAACTTTGAAATGCGACAAGTAGAAACAGGAATATATTCCCAGAAAGAAATAATTGTTACTAATGGACTAAGTGAGGGAGAAGAAATATCGCTCATTAAGCCAAATACAAAAGATATAAAAAATACGGTAAAACTACCTATAAAACAAGACATTAATATTATTCAAGAAGATGAATATGAAGAAGAATCTAATTAAAACACTCTTGTGTATTGTTGTGGCATTAAGCGTTACTGCTTGCGACAAGAAGAAAACCGAAGAAATACCTTTGGCTAATGTAACTAAAGGAACTTTTTATATAGATTTATACGAAGAAGGCGAAATAGAAGCCGTAAATTCGGTAAACATTTCCGCTCCTAATATTTCTTGGAGATATGGTAATCTTAAAATAACTCATATTATTAACGATGGAGAAGAAGTAAAAGCTGGCGACACACTTGTTGTATTCGATCCTTCGGAAGTACAAAAAGGTATAGTAGACGCTGAAAGTC
Protein-coding regions in this window:
- a CDS encoding HlyD family secretion protein (product_source=KO:K02005; cleavage_site_network=SignalP-noTM; cog=COG0845; ko=KO:K02005; superfamily=52540), with amino-acid sequence MLKNIVILICAIIFCACNSSTSDNYPLYQVKKQDFENTIIVSGSVEPVNTALATCPNDISGEISYIIDDGIYVEEGDTLCIIKNQSFITEIEEIRSHLENAEARLERTKADLDLQYSLLEAQVKNNEAEASIAFLDSVSLKFATPKQKRINELNMRKAAIEKLKLEKKLKALAVINQTEKKRITLEIERLKSILPRMQEYIDALIIKAPKKGLAIVARNQKWGEKLRIGDNVWDLNPIVSIPDMDTMKVKLKVTEADFKLINIDDSIAYTFDAMPGNEGWGKIRLKTPIGRQHKEGSKVKFFDIEASMDSVITVPEPGFTANCKIILSQAKDTLVVPQVAVYEQDSMKVVFVKKNKNFEMRQVETGIYSQKEIIVTNGLSEGEEISLIKPNTKDIKNTVKLPIKQDINIIQEDEYEEESN